One stretch of Streptomyces sp. NBC_01363 DNA includes these proteins:
- a CDS encoding aspartate-semialdehyde dehydrogenase, whose translation MKVGIVGATGQVGTVMRSILAERKFPADELRLFASARSAGSTIEWQGREITVEDASTADYTGLDIVLFSAGGATSKALAEKVASQGAVVIDNSSAWRKDPEVPLVVSEVNAHAITDRPKGIIANPNCTTMAAMPVLRPLHDEGGLQALTVATYQAVSGSGLAGVAELHGQASKVVADADKLTHDGEAVEFPEPGVYKRPIAFNVLPLAGSIVDDGSFETDEEQKLRNESRKILEIPELKVSGTCVRVPVFSGHSLQVNARFARPISVERAYELLKDAPGVEISEIPTPLQAAGKDASFVGRIRADETVENGLALFVSNDNLRKGAALNAVQIAELVAAELNG comes from the coding sequence GTGAAGGTCGGAATCGTCGGCGCCACCGGTCAGGTCGGCACAGTCATGCGCAGCATCCTGGCCGAGCGGAAGTTCCCCGCCGACGAACTGCGGCTCTTCGCCTCCGCGCGCTCCGCGGGCTCGACGATCGAGTGGCAGGGCCGGGAGATCACCGTCGAGGACGCCTCGACGGCCGACTACACCGGACTGGACATCGTGCTGTTCTCGGCCGGTGGCGCGACGTCGAAGGCGCTCGCCGAGAAGGTCGCCTCGCAGGGCGCCGTCGTGATCGACAACTCCTCCGCCTGGCGCAAGGACCCCGAGGTCCCGCTCGTCGTCTCCGAGGTCAACGCGCACGCGATCACCGACCGGCCCAAGGGGATCATCGCCAACCCGAACTGCACCACGATGGCCGCCATGCCCGTGCTGCGCCCGCTGCACGACGAGGGCGGTCTGCAGGCGCTGACCGTCGCCACCTACCAGGCGGTGTCCGGTTCCGGTCTGGCCGGCGTCGCCGAGCTGCACGGCCAGGCGTCCAAGGTCGTCGCCGACGCCGACAAGCTCACCCACGACGGCGAGGCCGTCGAGTTCCCCGAGCCGGGCGTCTACAAGCGTCCGATCGCCTTCAACGTGCTGCCGCTGGCCGGTTCGATCGTGGACGACGGCTCCTTCGAGACCGACGAGGAGCAGAAGCTCCGCAACGAGTCCCGCAAGATCCTGGAGATCCCGGAGCTGAAGGTGTCCGGCACCTGTGTCCGGGTCCCGGTCTTCTCCGGTCACTCGCTCCAGGTCAACGCCCGTTTCGCCCGTCCGATCAGCGTGGAGCGCGCGTACGAGCTGCTGAAGGACGCGCCGGGCGTCGAGATCTCGGAGATCCCCACCCCGCTCCAGGCGGCCGGCAAGGACGCCTCGTTCGTCGGCCGGATCCGGGCCGACGAGACCGTGGAGAACGGCCTCGCGCTCTTCGTCTCCAACGACAACCTGCGCAAGGGCGCGGCGCTGAACGCGGTGCAGATCGCGGAGCTGGTCGCGGCGGAGCTGAACGGCTGA
- a CDS encoding LysR family transcriptional regulator: MIEWDVKKLRILRTLRDRGTVTATAQALLMTPSAVSQQLSSLSRQLGVPLLEAQGRRVRLTDAAHLVLRHAEAVFAQLERADAELTGYLRGEAGEVRIAAFSTAVPVLVVPAIQRLRAEERPGPDVRVREAEAAQAYELLVAGDVDLALSLAAHAPTARDPRFAVLPLLADPLDVALPADHRLAAAPALRLADLSGDPWIFGGSGPWSQITTAACEAAGFVPEQAHSASGWTAILAMVEASLGVALIPRMASAERHSRGGVVMRALDADQPRRHVVAAVRQGAERGPAVARVLAALTATAESFTSTE; this comes from the coding sequence ATGATCGAGTGGGACGTCAAGAAGCTCCGCATCCTCCGCACCCTGCGCGACCGGGGCACGGTCACCGCGACCGCGCAGGCCCTGCTGATGACGCCCTCCGCGGTCTCGCAGCAACTGTCCAGCCTCTCCAGGCAGCTCGGTGTGCCGCTCCTGGAGGCCCAGGGCCGACGCGTCCGGCTCACCGACGCCGCGCATCTCGTGCTGCGCCACGCCGAGGCCGTCTTCGCCCAACTGGAGCGCGCCGACGCCGAACTGACCGGCTATCTGCGCGGCGAGGCCGGCGAGGTGCGGATCGCCGCGTTCTCCACGGCCGTGCCCGTCCTCGTGGTACCGGCGATCCAGCGGCTGCGCGCCGAGGAGCGCCCGGGGCCCGATGTGCGGGTGCGGGAGGCGGAGGCCGCGCAGGCGTACGAACTCCTGGTCGCCGGTGACGTCGACCTCGCCCTGTCCCTCGCCGCGCACGCCCCGACGGCCCGCGACCCCCGGTTCGCGGTGCTGCCCCTGCTCGCCGACCCGCTGGACGTGGCCCTGCCCGCGGACCACCGCCTCGCCGCCGCGCCCGCCCTCCGCCTGGCGGACCTCTCCGGCGACCCGTGGATCTTCGGCGGTTCGGGCCCCTGGTCGCAGATCACCACGGCGGCGTGCGAGGCCGCCGGATTCGTGCCCGAGCAGGCGCACAGCGCCTCCGGCTGGACGGCGATCCTGGCCATGGTCGAGGCGAGTCTGGGGGTGGCGCTGATCCCGCGGATGGCGTCGGCGGAACGGCACAGCCGGGGCGGCGTGGTGATGCGCGCGCTCGACGCCGACCAGCCGCGCCGTCATGTGGTGGCGGCGGTGCGCCAGGGCGCCGAACGGGGCCCCGCGGTGGCCAGGGTGCTCGCGGCGCTCACCGCGACCGCCGAATCGTTCACTTCGACTGAATAG
- the alc gene encoding allantoicase — MTFDQNENHHDDPHANDAAPYGGGDPYADYRGTDLPFTELVDLADRRLGAGVIAANDEFFAQRENLLVRERAAFDPEHFGHKGKIMDGWETRRRRGADADHPFPAPDEHDWALIRLGAPGIIRGIVVDTAHFRGNYPQRVSIQATAVEGSPSPAQLLADEVKWEEIVPPTPVRGHAANGFEITGGRRCTHVRLCQHPDGGIARLRVHGEVLPDPSWLATLGTFDLISVLNGGSYEDASDRFYSSPTQIILPGTSRKMDDGWENRRRRVRDTNDWVRFRLPAQGAVRAVEIDTAYLKGNAAGWIALQGRNGETGEWFEIIPRTRLQPDTPHRFPLRAQAVVTHVRLDAFPDGGVARMRLYGSLTESGAAELARRYEESGA; from the coding sequence ATGACCTTCGACCAGAATGAGAACCACCACGACGACCCCCACGCCAACGACGCGGCCCCGTACGGCGGTGGTGACCCGTACGCCGACTACCGCGGCACCGACCTGCCCTTCACCGAACTCGTCGACCTCGCCGACCGCCGCCTTGGCGCGGGCGTGATCGCCGCCAACGACGAGTTCTTCGCCCAGCGCGAGAACCTCCTGGTCCGGGAGCGCGCGGCCTTCGACCCCGAGCACTTCGGCCACAAGGGCAAGATCATGGACGGCTGGGAGACCCGCCGCCGGCGCGGCGCGGACGCGGACCACCCGTTCCCGGCCCCCGACGAGCACGACTGGGCCCTGATCCGGCTCGGCGCCCCCGGCATCATCCGCGGCATCGTCGTCGACACGGCCCACTTCCGCGGCAACTACCCGCAGCGCGTCTCGATCCAGGCCACCGCGGTCGAGGGCTCGCCCAGCCCCGCCCAACTCCTCGCCGACGAAGTGAAGTGGGAGGAGATCGTCCCGCCGACCCCCGTACGCGGCCACGCCGCCAACGGCTTCGAGATCACCGGCGGCCGCCGCTGCACCCACGTACGCCTGTGCCAGCACCCCGACGGCGGCATCGCCCGCCTCCGCGTCCACGGCGAGGTCCTCCCCGACCCGTCCTGGCTCGCCACGCTCGGCACGTTCGACCTGATCTCGGTGCTGAACGGCGGCAGTTACGAGGACGCCTCGGACCGCTTCTACTCCTCGCCGACCCAGATCATCCTGCCCGGCACCTCCCGGAAGATGGACGACGGCTGGGAGAACCGCCGCCGCCGGGTCCGCGACACCAACGACTGGGTCCGCTTCCGCCTCCCCGCCCAGGGCGCGGTCCGCGCGGTCGAGATCGACACCGCGTACCTCAAGGGCAACGCGGCCGGCTGGATCGCACTCCAGGGCCGCAACGGCGAGACCGGCGAGTGGTTCGAGATCATCCCCCGCACCAGGCTCCAGCCCGACACCCCGCACCGCTTCCCGCTCCGCGCCCAGGCGGTCGTCACCCACGTCCGCCTCGACGCCTTCCCGGACGGCGGCGTCGCCCGCATGCGCCTGTACGGCAGCCTGACGGAGTCCGGCGCGGCCGAACTGGCCCGCCGCTACGAGGAGTCCGGCGCGTAA
- the malQ gene encoding 4-alpha-glucanotransferase, translating into MGLSRLAALHGVATSYSPSADVTVSVPDETVVAVLAALGVDAGTPRAVRESLAAAESAARSRLLPPTVVVWSGEPLPDALTALPPGTTLDIGPEDPGSAPPPRMRIPADRPDPAVSVRGAVDGPADPADAAGAGAPAVPAWWAEPPFGVHRLAVRAPGGRSATGTLVVAPPRAPRPPARGHGFLVQLYSLLSARSWGMGDLGDLADLAAWSGRVLGAGFVQVNPLHAAVPGRPTDPSPYRPSSRRFPDPVHLHLESIPEYGHMTDRGTLDDLRQDAATLSDTVLNKGALIDRDAVWELKRQALELVHRVPLTPGRRAAYCDFLAGQGQALEDHALWCALAEVHGSDWHGWPAELRDPGSKETARARGELLDRVDFHCRLAWLTDGQLADAQRAALDAGMAVGIVHDLAVGVHPGGADAWAQQDAFAHGMSVGAPPDAFNARGQDWGLPPWRPDVLAASGYAPYRGLLRGLLAHAGALRIDHVMGLFRLWWVPEGRPPTEGTYVAHDAEAMLAVLVLEAHRAGAAVMGEDLGTVEPGVREALARRGVLGTSVLWFERDWAGTGRPLAPEEWREGCLATVTTHDLPSTAARLTGDHVTLRHRLGLLTRPLDQELTADAADTAEWLGYLARLGLLPEGEGDEEGAVRAVHRFLLRTPARLTGVWLPDALGDRRPQNLPGTWDQYPNWRLPVADAEGHSVTLEELAAAPRLHRLMEVFRPSGDRPEGHPEVRPHPRP; encoded by the coding sequence ATGGGCTTGTCCCGGCTCGCCGCACTGCACGGCGTCGCCACCTCCTACTCCCCGTCCGCCGATGTGACGGTGTCCGTCCCCGACGAGACGGTCGTCGCCGTGCTCGCCGCGCTCGGTGTGGACGCCGGCACGCCCCGAGCGGTACGGGAATCGCTCGCCGCCGCCGAGTCCGCGGCCCGCTCCCGGCTGCTTCCGCCGACGGTGGTGGTGTGGTCCGGTGAGCCGCTGCCCGATGCCCTGACCGCCCTGCCGCCCGGCACCACGCTGGACATCGGCCCCGAGGACCCCGGTTCGGCCCCGCCCCCGCGGATGCGCATTCCGGCCGACCGACCGGATCCGGCCGTTTCGGTACGGGGCGCCGTCGACGGGCCTGCGGATCCGGCGGACGCGGCGGGGGCGGGAGCGCCCGCGGTCCCCGCCTGGTGGGCCGAGCCGCCGTTCGGGGTGCACCGGCTGGCCGTACGGGCCCCCGGCGGCCGGAGCGCGACCGGCACGCTCGTCGTCGCCCCGCCCCGGGCGCCCCGCCCGCCCGCCCGCGGTCACGGCTTCCTCGTCCAGCTCTACTCCCTGCTCTCCGCCCGCTCCTGGGGCATGGGCGACCTCGGGGATCTCGCCGACCTCGCCGCCTGGTCCGGGCGGGTCCTCGGCGCCGGATTCGTCCAGGTCAACCCGCTCCACGCCGCCGTGCCCGGCCGCCCCACCGACCCCTCCCCGTACCGCCCGTCGTCGCGGCGCTTCCCCGACCCCGTGCATCTGCACCTGGAGTCCATCCCCGAGTACGGGCACATGACCGACCGGGGCACCCTCGACGACCTGCGCCAGGACGCCGCGACGCTCAGCGACACCGTCCTCAACAAGGGCGCCCTGATCGACCGTGACGCCGTCTGGGAGCTCAAGCGCCAGGCTCTCGAACTCGTGCATCGGGTGCCCCTCACCCCGGGCCGTCGCGCCGCGTACTGCGACTTCCTGGCCGGGCAGGGGCAGGCCCTGGAGGACCACGCCCTGTGGTGCGCCCTCGCCGAGGTGCACGGCTCCGACTGGCACGGCTGGCCCGCCGAGCTGCGCGACCCCGGCTCCAAGGAGACCGCCCGAGCCCGCGGCGAACTGCTGGACCGGGTCGACTTCCACTGCCGGCTCGCCTGGCTGACCGACGGTCAGCTCGCCGATGCCCAGCGCGCCGCCCTCGACGCGGGCATGGCCGTAGGCATCGTCCACGACCTCGCCGTCGGTGTGCACCCCGGCGGCGCCGACGCCTGGGCCCAGCAGGACGCCTTCGCGCACGGCATGTCCGTCGGGGCGCCCCCGGACGCCTTCAACGCCCGGGGCCAGGACTGGGGCCTGCCCCCGTGGCGCCCGGACGTCCTCGCCGCCTCCGGCTACGCCCCGTACCGCGGACTGCTGCGCGGGCTCCTCGCCCACGCGGGCGCCCTGCGCATCGACCACGTCATGGGCCTGTTCCGGCTCTGGTGGGTGCCCGAGGGGCGCCCGCCCACCGAGGGCACCTATGTCGCCCACGACGCCGAGGCGATGCTCGCCGTCCTCGTCCTGGAGGCGCACCGGGCCGGCGCGGCAGTGATGGGGGAGGACCTGGGCACCGTCGAGCCGGGGGTCCGCGAGGCGCTGGCCCGGCGCGGTGTGCTCGGCACCTCCGTCCTCTGGTTCGAACGGGACTGGGCCGGCACCGGCCGCCCACTGGCCCCCGAGGAGTGGCGCGAGGGCTGCCTCGCCACCGTCACCACGCACGATCTGCCGTCCACCGCGGCCCGGCTGACCGGCGACCACGTGACGCTCCGCCACCGCCTGGGCCTGCTCACCCGCCCCCTGGACCAGGAGCTGACGGCGGACGCGGCCGACACCGCCGAATGGCTGGGGTATCTCGCCAGGCTCGGGCTGCTCCCCGAGGGCGAGGGCGACGAGGAGGGCGCCGTCCGTGCCGTGCACCGCTTCCTGCTGCGCACCCCCGCCCGTCTGACCGGCGTCTGGCTGCCCGACGCGCTCGGCGACCGCCGCCCGCAGAACCTCCCCGGCACCTGGGACCAGTACCCCAACTGGCGCCTGCCCGTCGCCGACGCGGAGGGTCACTCGGTCACCCTGGAGGAGCTGGCCGCCGCACCCCGCCTGCACCGGCTGATGGAGGTCTTCCGCCCGAGCGGGGACCGCCCGGAAGGCCACCCGGAAGTCCGCCCGCACCCCCGCCCGTGA
- the pepN gene encoding aminopeptidase N gives MPGTNLTREEAQERARLLTVDAYEIDLDLSGAQEGGTYRSVTTVRFDSAEAGAETFIDLVAPAVHEVELNGKALDVAAVFRDSRIALPHLVAGSNELKVVADCSYTNTGEGLHRFVDPVDQQAYLYTQFEVPDARRVFASFEQPDLKATFRFTVTAPEGWTVISNSPTPEPRDNVWSFEPTPRISSYITALIVGPYHSVHSSYEKDGQSVPLGIYCRPSLAEFLDADEIFDVTRQGFDWFQEKFDYDYPFAKYDQLFVPEFNAGAMENAGAVTIRDQYVFRSKVTDAAYERRAETILHELAHMWFGDLVTMEWWNDLWLNESFATYTSVACQAYAQGSKWPNSWTTFANSEKTWAYRQDQLPSTHPIMADIRDLDDVLVNFDGITYAKGASVLKQLVAYVGMDEFFKGVQAYFKAHAFGNTRLSDLLGALEETSGRDLKTWSKAWLETAGINILRPEITTDGNGHVTSFTVLQEAPALPAGAKGEPTLRPHRIAIGCYDLDGSGKLVRTDRIELDVDGARTTVPFPAGTARPAVILLNDDDLSYAKVRLDEESLRVVTEHLGDFTESLPRALCWASAWDMTRDGELATRDYLALVLSGIGKESDIGVVQSLHRQVKLALDLYAAPEWREAGLTQWTEATLAHLRGAEPGSDHQLAWARAFAETARTPQQTDLLQSLLDGKETVEGLAVDTELRWAFVERLAATGLLEEDEIAAEYERDRTAAGERHAATARAARPTEEAKAEAWASVIESDKLPNSLQEAVIAGFVQTDQRELLAPYTEKFFATVKDVWDSRSHEMAQQVAIGLYPTLQVSQATLDATDAWLSSTDPSAALRRLMSESRSGVERALRAQAADAAAATA, from the coding sequence GTGCCTGGCACCAATCTGACCCGCGAAGAGGCACAGGAGCGGGCGCGCCTGCTGACCGTGGACGCGTACGAGATCGATCTCGACCTCTCCGGAGCGCAGGAGGGCGGCACCTACCGGTCCGTGACCACCGTGCGCTTCGACTCCGCCGAAGCCGGTGCGGAGACCTTCATCGACCTGGTCGCCCCGGCCGTGCACGAGGTCGAGCTGAACGGCAAGGCGCTGGACGTCGCGGCCGTGTTCCGCGACTCGCGCATCGCGCTCCCGCACCTGGTCGCGGGCTCCAACGAGCTGAAGGTCGTCGCCGACTGCTCGTACACCAACACGGGCGAGGGCCTGCACCGCTTCGTCGACCCGGTCGACCAGCAGGCGTACCTCTACACCCAGTTCGAGGTGCCGGACGCGCGCCGGGTCTTCGCGAGCTTCGAGCAGCCTGACCTGAAGGCGACGTTCCGGTTCACCGTGACGGCGCCGGAGGGCTGGACGGTCATCTCGAACTCGCCGACGCCCGAGCCGCGGGACAACGTCTGGTCCTTCGAGCCGACGCCGCGCATCTCGTCGTACATCACGGCCCTGATCGTCGGCCCGTACCACTCGGTGCACAGCAGCTACGAGAAGGACGGCCAGTCCGTCCCGCTCGGCATCTACTGCCGTCCGTCGCTGGCCGAGTTCCTCGACGCGGACGAGATCTTCGACGTCACGCGGCAGGGCTTCGACTGGTTCCAGGAGAAGTTCGACTACGACTACCCGTTCGCCAAGTACGACCAGCTCTTCGTCCCGGAGTTCAACGCCGGCGCGATGGAGAACGCGGGCGCGGTCACCATCCGCGACCAGTACGTGTTCCGTTCGAAGGTGACGGACGCGGCGTACGAGCGGCGTGCGGAGACCATCCTGCACGAGCTGGCGCACATGTGGTTCGGCGACCTCGTCACCATGGAGTGGTGGAACGACCTGTGGCTGAACGAGTCGTTCGCCACGTACACCTCGGTCGCCTGCCAGGCGTACGCGCAGGGCTCGAAGTGGCCGAACTCCTGGACCACGTTCGCCAACTCCGAGAAGACCTGGGCCTACCGCCAGGACCAGCTGCCGTCCACGCACCCGATCATGGCGGACATCCGTGATCTGGACGACGTGCTGGTCAACTTCGACGGAATCACCTACGCCAAGGGCGCCTCGGTCCTGAAGCAGCTGGTGGCGTACGTCGGCATGGACGAGTTCTTCAAGGGCGTCCAGGCGTACTTCAAGGCGCACGCGTTCGGCAACACCCGGCTGTCCGACCTGCTGGGCGCCCTGGAGGAGACCTCCGGCCGCGACCTGAAGACCTGGTCGAAGGCGTGGCTGGAGACGGCGGGCATCAACATCCTGCGCCCGGAGATCACCACGGACGGGAACGGTCACGTCACCTCGTTCACCGTGCTCCAGGAGGCCCCGGCCCTCCCCGCCGGTGCGAAGGGCGAGCCGACGCTGCGCCCGCACCGCATCGCCATCGGCTGCTACGACCTCGACGGCTCCGGCAAGCTGGTCCGTACGGACCGCATCGAGCTGGACGTCGACGGTGCGCGCACGACCGTGCCGTTCCCGGCCGGTACCGCCCGCCCCGCCGTGATCCTGCTCAACGACGACGACCTCTCGTACGCGAAGGTCCGGCTCGACGAGGAGTCGCTGCGCGTCGTCACCGAGCACCTCGGCGACTTCACGGAGTCCCTCCCCCGCGCCCTGTGCTGGGCCTCCGCCTGGGACATGACCCGCGACGGCGAGCTGGCGACCCGCGACTACCTCGCCCTGGTGCTCTCCGGCATCGGCAAGGAGTCGGACATCGGCGTCGTCCAGTCGCTGCACCGCCAGGTGAAGCTGGCGCTGGACCTGTACGCGGCGCCGGAGTGGCGCGAGGCCGGGCTGACGCAGTGGACCGAGGCCACCCTCGCGCACCTGCGCGGGGCGGAGCCGGGCAGCGACCACCAGCTGGCCTGGGCCCGCGCCTTCGCGGAGACGGCCCGCACCCCGCAGCAGACGGACCTGCTGCAGTCGCTGCTCGACGGCAAGGAGACGGTCGAGGGCCTGGCCGTCGACACGGAGCTGCGCTGGGCGTTCGTCGAGCGGCTCGCCGCGACCGGTCTCCTCGAAGAGGACGAGATCGCCGCCGAGTACGAGCGCGACAGGACGGCGGCGGGCGAGCGCCACGCGGCGACCGCCCGCGCGGCACGCCCCACCGAGGAGGCGAAGGCGGAGGCGTGGGCCTCGGTCATCGAGTCCGACAAGCTGCCGAACTCCCTCCAGGAGGCGGTCATCGCCGGCTTCGTCCAGACCGACCAGCGCGAACTGCTGGCTCCGTACACGGAGAAGTTCTTCGCCACGGTCAAGGACGTCTGGGACTCGCGCAGCCACGAGATGGCACAGCAGGTCGCCATCGGCCTCTACCCGACCCTCCAGGTCTCGCAGGCCACGCTGGACGCCACGGACGCCTGGCTCTCCTCGACGGACCCGAGCGCGGCCCTGCGCCGGCTGATGTCGGAGTCCCGCTCGGGCGTCGAGCGCGCCCTGAGGGCCCAGGCCGCGGACGCGGCGGCGGCCACGGCGTGA